A genome region from Penicillium psychrofluorescens genome assembly, chromosome: 3 includes the following:
- a CDS encoding uncharacterized protein (ID:PFLUO_005308-T1.cds;~source:funannotate), which yields MRIDAGFCRGGFDFSLLFEETILQILPISPILLVVPFRLWHLFQKRHKVERSLLLLLKLAAWLGLLGLQISLTVLWSLPAADRTITSIPANAVLAFGALALCLLSHAEHTRSVRPSFILNTYLFCSLLFDGAHARTLWLRRVDQFDLIIAILTSIAVGVKLLLLILEAVEKRSILKPEYKGYPPEATAGFYNRAFFWWLNPLFKKGFSKILSVDDLNVLDKELSSERLLAKFEERWSNVKAKTPSSLQLECFKATKAPLLAAVPARLCVVAFNFCQPLLLTRSLKFFEEPVNSYTNDIGYGLIGAYFLVYVGLALSMGQYQHLTYRAITMVRGIMVTMLYKKASSLNMTEADPENSLTLMSADVERITQGWQTMHEIWANSCEIGLAIFLLERQLGISCAVPVCVALVALIGSLIGMSFVVSRQAKWLEAIERRISSTSGMLGSIKGVKMLGLQSSFMKLVHGLRIDELNISKKFRTLLVYNMAFAWLTRIFAPIFTFGVYVAISPNSLTYTKVYTSLSLFSLLSDPLLTLVMSLMSFFGSMGSFTRIQQFLDKENHSDHRRSPSQTLFLDDMGDTKLISPSDDLTVTSSTTTESMESLKKRGSATTLTNAVMVQNGTFGWDADKEPILKDITVTVPRGSFTMLIGPSGCGKSTLLKALLGEIPCSEGKIELSSKSVAFCDQTPWHMNGTVKDSIVAMSPFDERWYASVVHACALEEDLAQLPRGDKSVIGSKGIALSGGQSQRIALARAVYARRKIILLDDALSGLDATTENHLFHSLFGHYGLLREIGTSIIVASSSVKRLPFSDHIVVLDKAGRIIEQGSYSALNKTGGYVSSFGLGAADWEYKNRFSDAPSHASIDSVQRVKEAMAKRPPKEVRNTGGDISIYMYYISAIGWFPAIVFMVAMAVFVFCISFPSIWLKWWSRSDTLEPKQHIGYYLGIYVMLGCVAMLALIAGCWEMVIHMVPKSGENFHRKLLNTVLRAPMVFFSMTDTGAILNRFSQDLQLIDMELPVAAINTVATFFLCLAQMALIGVSSTYAAISFPIVLGILFFVQKLYLRTSRQLRLLDLEAKAPLYSHFTDCLQGLVTLRAFGWQYAMERKNIELLDYSQRPFYFMFAIQRWLTLSLDLVVAGIAVLLIVLVVTLRGSLSMGYVGVALLNVIMFSQSIKLLVTFWTNLETHIGSIQRIKHFTTNVKPEDQPGEDGDVPPNWPSKGAVTFNSVSAAYRPEEPVLNDVSLTINPGEKIGICGRTGSGKTSMIMSIFRMIELTSGTITVDGVDLTRVPRQEIRSHINGVSQDSLLIQGTVRRNADPAGTQTDQDILGALRSVHLLPAIQEKGDLDTDMDELHLSHGQRQLFCLARALLRPGNIVILDEATSNVDTKTDEIMQRVIREKFCTRTIIAVAHKLDTILDYDRIVVLDAGRVVETGEPFALLSDPESHFSRLYASSVVSEETD from the exons ATGCGTATTGATGCCGGATTTTGTCGCGGGGGCTTTGATTTCTCTTTGTTGTTTGAGGAAAccatcctccagatcctccccATCTCGCCAATCCTACTTGTGGTCCCATTCCGCTTGTGGCATCTGTTCCAGAAACGGCACAAGGTCGAGAGGTCATTGCTGTTGCTTCTTAAACTG GCTGCCTGGCTGGGATTGTTAGGTCTCCAGATTTCCTTGACAGTATTATGGTCCCTACCCGCCGCCGACAGGACCATAACATCCATTCCAGCCAATGCCGTCTTGGCCTTCGGAGCGTTGGCTCTTTGTTTGCTATCCCATGCAGAGCACACACGATCTGTCCGACCATCCTTTATTTTAAACACCTACCTATTCTGCAGCCTGCTTTTTGATGGTGCCCACGCCAGGACCCTGTGGCTTCGCCGCGTGGATCAATTCGACCTGATTATTGCAATCTTGACAAGCATCGCTGTGGGGGTCAAGCTACTTTTGCTTATTCTTGAAGCTGTTGAAAAGAGAAGTATCCTCAAGCCGGAGTATAAGGGATATCCTCCTGAAGCAACTGCCGGATTCTATAACCGAGCTTTTTTCTGGTGGTTGAACCCACTCTTCAAGAAAGGTTTCTCGAAAATACTTTCCGTGGATGACTTGAATGTTCTGGACAAAGAATTGAGCTCTGAGCGGCTCCTGGCTAAGTTTGAGGAAAGATGGAGTAATG TGAAAGCAAAAACTCCGAGCTCGCTACAATTGGAGTGCTTCAAGGCTACCAAGGCTCCCTTGCTGGCGGCAGTTCCTGCCAGATTATGCGTGGTTGCTTTCAATTTCTGTCAGCCCCTGCTGCTGACCAGGTCGCTCAAATTCTTCGAAGAGCCCGTCAACAGCTACACCAATGACATCGGTTATGGTTTGATCGGCGCCTACTTCTTAGTCTATGTTGGCTTGGCG CTCTCTATGGGCCAGTACCAGCACCTAACCTACCGGGCCATTACTATGGTACGGGGTATCATGGTCACAATGCTGTATAAGAAAGCAAGCAGCCTCAACATGACCGAGGCCGATCCGGAGAATTCGTTGACACTGATGAGCGCCGATGTCGAGCGGATCACGCAAGGCTGGCAGACGATGCATGAAATCTGGGCCAACTCGTGTGAGATTGGGCTGGCTATCTTCCTTCTGGAGCGACAACTCGGTATTTCGTGCGCTGTTCCAGTGTGCGTAGCACTTG TTGCCTTAATCGGTTCATTGATTGGGATGTCATTTGTCGTCTCGCGGCAAGCCAAGTGGCTGGAGGCCATCGAGCGACGGATATCATCCACCTCCGGTATGCTTGGATCAATCAAAGGCGTTAAGATGCTGGGTCTGCAATCTTCTTTTATGAAATTGGTTCACGGCTTGCGGATCGACGAGTTGAATATCTCGAAGAAGTTTCGAACCCTACTGGTATACAACATGGCTTTCG CCTGGTTGACGCGCATCTTCGCCCCGATCTTCACATTTGGGGTTTATGTCGCTATATCGCCCAATAGCTTGACCTACACCAAGGTGTATACCTCGCTGTCTTTGTTCTCCCTTCTGTCTGATCCTCTTTTAACCTTGGTCATGTCCCTGATGTCCTTTTTTGGATCGATGGGGTCATTTACTCGAATCCAACAATTCTTGGACAAGGAGAATCACTCGGATCACCGACGCAGTCCCTCTCAGACTTTGTTTCTGGATGATATGGGTGACACCAAATTAATTTCTCCGTCCGACGATTTGACAGTGACTTCTAGCACCACCACGGAGTCTATGGAGTcgctgaagaagcgcggATCAGCAACGACCCTCACTAATGCGGTCATGGTGCAAAATGGAACATTTGGGTGGGATGCAGATAAGGAACCAATTCTCAAAGACATCACAGTCACCGTTCCCCGAGGCAGCTTTACTATGCTTATCGGACCCTCTGGGTGCGGTAAGTCGACCTTGCTCAAGGCTCTTCTGGGTGAGATTCCTTGCTCAGAGGGCAAAATTGAATTGTCTTCAAAAAGCGTCGCATTTTGCGATCAGACCCCGTGGCACATGAACGGCACCGTGAAAGACAGCATCGTGGCCATGTCGCCTTTTGACGAAAGGTGGTATGCATCGGTGGTCCATGCTTGCGCTTTGGAGGAGGATCTCGCACAACTTCCCCGTGGGGATAAGTCTGTGATTGGAAGCAAAGGCATTGCCCTCAGTGGAGGCCAGAGCCAACGTATT GCACTTGCCCGGGCCGTTTATGCTCGACGAAAGATTATCCTTCTAGACGACGCATTGAGCGGCCTCGACGCGACCACTGAGAAtcacctcttccacagcCTGTTCGGTCACTATGGACTGCTAAGGGAAATTGGCACATCTATCATCGTCGCCTCGTCATCTG TCAAGCGTCTTCCTTTCTCTGACCACATCGTGGTCCTCGATAAAGCAGGCCGCATTATTGAACAGGGCAGCTACAGCGCACTGAACAAGACCGGTGGGTATGTGTCGAGCTTTGGGCTTGGTGCAGCCGATTGGGAATACAAGAACAGGTTTTCGGACGCCCCCAGTCACGCTAGCATCGACTCTGTTCAAAGGGTGAAAGAGGCAATGGCGAAGAGGCCCCCGAAGGAAGTCCGCAACACTGGCGGTGACATCTCGATCTACATGTACTACATCAGCGCCATCGGATGGTTCCCTGCCATTGTTTTTATGGTGGCTATGGCCGTATTTGTGTTTTGCATCTCGTTTCCCAGCATCTGGTTGAAATGGTGGTCACGGTCCGATACGTTGGAGCCAAAGCAGCATATCGGCTATTACCTGGGAATCTACGTGATGCTCGGCTGTGTCGCCATGCTGGCTCTCATTGCTGGCTGCTGGGAGATGGTCATCCATATGGTCCCCAAATCCGGGGAGAACTTCCACCGCAAGTTGTTGAACACCGTGCTTCGCGCCCCGATGGTGTTTTTCTCAATGACCGATACCGGTGCAATCCTCAACCGGTTCAGTCAAGACTTGCAGCTTATCGATATGGAGCTCCCCGTCGCAGCTATCAACACTGTGGCAACatttttcctttgtcttGCGCAGATGGCCCTGATTGGAGTCTCCTCGACATACGCGGCCATCTCTTTCCCCATCGTGCTTGGTATCCTGTTCTTTGTCCAAAAACTGTATCTGCGCACGTCGCGACAGCTTCGTCTACTGGATCTCGAGGCCAAGGCACCTCTCTACTCCCATTTCACCGACTGTCTCCAGGGTCTTGTTACACTTCGGGCCTTTGGCTGGCAATATGCCATGGAACGGAAAAACATTGAGTTACTGGACTACTCGCAACGGCCATTCTACTTCATGTTTGCCATCCAGCGGTGGCTTACTCTGTCGCTGGACTTGGTAGTGGCCGGAATTGCCGTTCTTTTGATTGTGTTGGTGGTAACCCTACGTGGGTCGTTGAGTATGGGCTACGTTGGTGTTGCCCTCCTGAATGTCATCATGTTCAGTCAGAGTATCAAGCTCCTGGTGACCTTCTGGACAAATCTGGAGACGCACATCGGCTccatccagcgcatcaaACACTTCACGACCAATGTCAAGCCGGAGGACCAGCCTGGTGAAGACGGCGATGTGCCACCCAACTGGCCGTCGAAGGGTGCAGTGACCTTTAATTCGGTTTCTGCAGCGTACAG ACCCGAGGAGCCAGTGCTGAATGATGTCTCGCTCACAATCAATCCGGGCGAGAAGATTGGTATTTGTGGACGAACGGGAAG CGGCAAAACGTCGATGATCATGAGCATCTTCCGGATGATCGAGCTAACCAGCGGCACGATCACCGTGGACGGCGTGGATCTGACTCGGGTTCCCCGACAGGAGATCCGATCTCACATCAACGGAGTGTCACAAGACTCGCTTCTGATCCAGGGCACCGTACGCCGCAATGCCGACCCAGCCGGGACGCAGACGGACCAAGACATTCTAGGCGCGCTCCGGAGCGTGCACCTGCTCCCTGCGATCCAAGAAAAGGGGGACCTGGACACAGACATGGACGAGCTGCACCTCTCGCACGGCCAGAGACAGCTCTTTTGCCTGGCGCGTGCACTCCTTCGCCCGGGcaacatcgtcatcctcgacgaaGCAACCAGCAA CGTCGACACCAAAACAGACGAAATCATGCAACGCGTCATCCGCGAGAAGTTCTGCACCCGCACCATTATCGCCGTTGCGCACAAGCTTGACACCATCCTGGACTACGACCGGATCGTCGTGCTGGATGCGGGCCGCGTCGTCGAAACCGGCGAGCCCTTCGCCCTGCTCTCCGATCCCGAGTCGCACTTCAGCAGGCTCTATGCCAGCTCGGTTGTCTCGGAGGAAACGGACTAA